The Flavobacterium psychrophilum genome includes a region encoding these proteins:
- a CDS encoding xylose isomerase (catalyzes the interconversion of D-xylose to D-xylulose), giving the protein MSTTTNQSFFKNIDKIQYEGKGSNNPLAFKWYDENRVVAGKTLKDHFKFAMAYWHTLNNKGGDPFGSPTETFSWDSHENVIARAKEKMDAGFEFMSKLGIPYYCFHDVDMVDEASTLAEFERRIQEMVEYAKQKQHETGIKLLWGTSNLFSNPRYMNGAATNPNFDVLAYAGAQAKIAIDATVALGGENYVFWGGREGYMSLLNTNMKREQDHMGQFLATCRDYARKQGFTGNFLLEPKPMEPMKHQYDFDAATCINFINTYGLQNDFKLNIEVNHATLAGHTFEHELLVSANAGMLGSIDANRGDYQNGWDTDQFPIDVYEITQAMLVFLEHGGMQGGGVNFDAKVRRNSIDLDDKFIAHISGMDTFARGLICADHILQNTDYKKLRTERYKSFDGGEGAKFEKGELTLEGLNDIARRNGEPTPISGKQELFEQLVANAY; this is encoded by the coding sequence ATGAGTACAACGACAAATCAATCATTCTTTAAAAACATAGATAAAATACAATACGAAGGCAAAGGAAGCAATAACCCTCTTGCCTTTAAATGGTATGACGAAAACCGTGTGGTAGCGGGCAAAACACTTAAAGACCACTTTAAGTTTGCAATGGCTTACTGGCACACGCTTAACAATAAAGGCGGAGATCCTTTCGGAAGCCCTACTGAAACTTTTTCATGGGACAGCCACGAAAATGTTATAGCAAGAGCTAAAGAAAAAATGGATGCCGGTTTTGAATTCATGTCTAAACTTGGAATTCCTTACTACTGTTTCCATGATGTGGATATGGTAGATGAGGCTTCCACGCTTGCTGAGTTTGAAAGACGTATTCAGGAAATGGTTGAGTACGCTAAACAAAAACAACATGAAACAGGTATAAAACTGCTTTGGGGTACTTCTAACCTTTTTAGCAATCCTCGTTACATGAACGGTGCTGCTACCAACCCTAACTTTGATGTTTTGGCTTATGCAGGTGCACAGGCTAAAATTGCTATTGATGCTACTGTTGCACTTGGCGGAGAAAACTATGTATTCTGGGGTGGCCGTGAAGGTTATATGAGCCTTTTAAACACTAACATGAAACGCGAGCAGGACCATATGGGTCAGTTTTTAGCAACGTGCCGTGACTATGCAAGGAAACAAGGGTTTACAGGTAACTTTTTACTTGAGCCAAAACCTATGGAGCCAATGAAACACCAGTATGATTTTGATGCTGCTACATGTATTAACTTCATTAACACATACGGACTTCAGAACGACTTTAAATTAAATATCGAGGTAAACCACGCTACACTGGCAGGCCATACTTTTGAGCATGAACTTTTAGTTTCTGCTAATGCAGGTATGTTAGGTAGTATTGATGCTAACCGTGGTGATTACCAAAACGGATGGGATACAGATCAGTTCCCTATAGATGTTTACGAAATTACGCAGGCTATGCTTGTTTTCCTTGAGCATGGAGGAATGCAGGGCGGTGGTGTAAACTTTGATGCTAAAGTACGCCGTAACTCTATTGATCTTGACGATAAATTCATTGCCCACATTTCGGGTATGGACACTTTTGCACGTGGCCTTATATGTGCAGACCATATATTACAAAATACAGACTACAAGAAGTTACGCACAGAGCGTTACAAATCATTTGACGGCGGTGAAGGCGCTAAGTTTGAAAAGGGAGAGCTTACTTTAGAAGGACTTAACGACATTGCCCGTAGAAATGGAGAACCTACACCTATAAGCGGAAAGCAGGAATTATTTGAACAGCTTGTTGCCAACGCTTACTAG